The Mesoterricola silvestris sequence GGGGCCAGGCCCCCCAGGAACCGCCTCCCCAGGGCCTCCGCCAGGGGCTCCAGGCTTCCGGTCGCCGCGGAAATGCACGGATCCCCGCTGGGTCCGCCGCCCAGATCCGCCTGGTTGCGCACCGTCAGCACCTTGGCCTGGAAGGGTTCCAGGCGCTCCAGGATGGCCGGGTCCGGTCCGGGGTCCGGCAGGGGCACCAGGTGGAGGATCAGATCCACCTGTTCCAGCACCTCCCGCACCCGGGCCACCCCCAGGCGCTCCACGGGGTCCTCCGTGTGGCGCAGGCCCGCCGTATCGAAGAGGTACAAAGGCAGTCCCGCCCACTGGGCCCGCACTTCCAGCACATCCCGGGTGGTCCCGGGCAGGTCCGTGACGATGGCCCGGTCCTGTCCCGCCAGGGCATTGAACAGGGTGCTCTTGCCGGCGTTGGGCCGGCCCACCAGGGCGATCCGGATCCCGTCCCGCAGCCATTTCGCCCCGGCCGCCCTGCCCTGTTCCACGTGGAACAGGTCGGCCGCGGGGGCCAGGCCCGCCCGCATGGCCTCCACATCGAGGCCGATGCCCTCGTCCTCCCCGTAATCGACGCTGGCTTCCGCCCGGGCCATCCAGGGCGCCAGGATCGCCCTGGCTTCGGCGATCCAGGCCGGGGCGCCGCCGCTCCGGGCCTGGGCCTGGCGCAGCTGCGTGTCCGTCGCCGCGGCGACCAGGTCCCGGAGGGCCTCCGCTTCCAGCAGGGACTGCTTGCCGTTGAGCAGGGCCCTCCGGCTGAATTCCCCCGGTTCCGCCATGCGGATTCCCAGCCCGGCCAGGTGGTCCAGGAACCGCCGCACCAGGAGGGGGTTTCCGTGCAGCTGGAACTCCACCAGATCCTCCCCGGTGTAGCTGTGGGGGCCCGGAAAATGAATCACCAGGCAGCGCTCGCGGAAGCCCTCCCAGGCCAGCGTCCGCAATGCGGCCTGCCGAGCAGGCGGTAACGCCAGAAGGGGCGA is a genomic window containing:
- a CDS encoding tRNA modification GTPase, which gives rise to MLDPICAPATPLLPSAIAVVRVSGTGLGERLSPLLALPPARQAALRTLAWEGFRERCLVIHFPGPHSYTGEDLVEFQLHGNPLLVRRFLDHLAGLGIRMAEPGEFSRRALLNGKQSLLEAEALRDLVAAATDTQLRQAQARSGGAPAWIAEARAILAPWMARAEASVDYGEDEGIGLDVEAMRAGLAPAADLFHVEQGRAAGAKWLRDGIRIALVGRPNAGKSTLFNALAGQDRAIVTDLPGTTRDVLEVRAQWAGLPLYLFDTAGLRHTEDPVERLGVARVREVLEQVDLILHLVPLPDPGPDPAILERLEPFQAKVLTVRNQADLGGGPSGDPCISAATGSLEPLAEALGRRFLGGLAPDACLGALDTARQRGILDDLVVQMELLDGLDPSAPPEVAASLLQGAWGLLARLTGEDRAETSLDQLFSGFCLGK